A genome region from Streptomyces sp. S4.7 includes the following:
- a CDS encoding Rv3235 family protein: MSGTETSRTYDRAAARTVAGTRPPTRRDPRRPGRVVPQRHRPWLQPHERFAEQLLAVLSGLRPVHSMLGQTIGEAYDQLVRLAPTTPLRARNTTPVIRTCRGFHPCPGVVEAWASIAAGDQVRAMAFRLEQGPDLRWRCAAVEVAPRPPKPTRPAPHPGASGD, translated from the coding sequence GTGAGCGGCACAGAGACCAGCAGGACGTACGACAGGGCGGCGGCCCGGACGGTCGCCGGCACCCGGCCACCGACCAGGCGCGACCCGCGCAGGCCGGGGCGGGTGGTCCCCCAGCGCCACCGGCCCTGGCTCCAGCCGCACGAGCGCTTCGCGGAGCAACTGCTCGCCGTTCTCAGCGGACTGCGCCCGGTCCACTCGATGCTCGGCCAGACGATCGGCGAGGCGTACGACCAACTCGTCCGCCTGGCCCCGACGACCCCGCTGCGGGCCCGCAACACCACCCCGGTGATCCGCACCTGCCGGGGCTTCCACCCCTGTCCGGGAGTGGTCGAGGCCTGGGCCAGCATCGCGGCGGGCGACCAGGTCCGCGCGATGGCGTTCCGACTGGAACAGGGCCCCGACCTCCGCTGGCGCTGCGCGGCGGTAGAAGTGGCCCCCCGCCCACCCAAACCCACTCGCCCCGCCCCCCACCCCGGCGCCTCCGGCGATTGA
- the secA gene encoding preprotein translocase subunit SecA has translation MSVFNKLMRAGEGKILRKLHRIADQVNSIEEDFSALSDAELQALTDEYKQRYADGETLDDLLPEAFATVREAAKRVLGQRPYDVQLMGGAALHLGHVAEMKTGEGKTLVGTLPCYLNALSGKGVHVITVNDYLAERDSEMMGRVHKFLGLTVGCILANMSPAQRREQYNRDITYGTNNEFGFDYLRDNMAWSQEELVQRGHNFAVVDEVDSILVDEARTPLIISGPADQATKWYGDFAKLVTRLTKGEAGNQLKGIEETGDYEVDEKKRTVAIHESGVAKVEDWLGIDNLYESVNTPLVGYLNNAIKAKELFKNDKDYVVIDGEVMIVDEHTGRILAGRRYNEGMHQAIEAKEGVDIKDENQTLATITLQNFFRLYDKLSGMTGTAMTEAAEFQQIYKLGVVPIPTNRPMVRVNQPDLIYRTEVAKFAAVVDDIAEKHEKGQPILVGTTSVEKSEYLSQQLSKRGVQHEVLNAKQHDREAPIIAQAGRKGAVTVATNMAGRGTDIKLGGNPDDLAEAELRQRGLDPVEHVEEWAAALPAAMEKAEQAVKAEFDEVVDLGGLYVLGTERHESRRIDNQLRGRSGRQGDPGESRFYLSLGDDLMRLFKAQMVERVMSMANVPDDVPIENKMVTRAIASAQSQVEQQNFETRKNVLKYDEVLNRQRQVIYGERRRVLEGEDLQEQIRHFMDDTIDDYIRQETAEGFAEEWDLDRLWGAFKQLYPVKVTVEDLEEATGDRAGITAEFIAESIKDDAHEQYDEREKSLGADVMRELERRVVLSVLDRKWREHLYEMDYLQEGIGLRAMAQKDPLVEYQREGFDMFTAMMEGIKEESVGYLFNLEVQVEQQVEEVPVQDAAERTSLEKADAGARAGGARPEIRAKGLEAPQRRDRLHFSAPTVDGEGGVVEGDFESNGGADRTEAGAGTTRAERRKAQKGGGRRRKK, from the coding sequence GTGTCCGTCTTCAACAAGCTCATGCGTGCAGGCGAAGGCAAGATCCTGCGCAAACTGCACCGCATCGCGGACCAGGTCAACTCCATCGAAGAGGACTTCAGCGCCCTCTCCGACGCCGAGTTGCAGGCCCTCACCGACGAGTACAAGCAGCGTTATGCCGACGGTGAGACTCTGGACGACCTGCTCCCCGAGGCCTTCGCGACCGTCCGCGAGGCGGCGAAGCGGGTGCTCGGCCAGCGTCCGTACGACGTCCAGCTCATGGGCGGTGCCGCGCTGCACCTCGGCCATGTCGCCGAGATGAAGACCGGTGAGGGCAAGACTCTCGTCGGCACGCTGCCCTGTTACCTGAACGCGCTGTCCGGCAAGGGCGTTCACGTGATCACGGTCAACGACTACCTGGCCGAGCGCGACTCCGAGATGATGGGCCGGGTCCACAAGTTCCTGGGCCTCACCGTCGGCTGCATCCTCGCCAACATGTCGCCCGCGCAGCGCCGTGAGCAGTACAACCGCGACATCACGTACGGCACGAACAACGAGTTCGGCTTCGACTACCTCCGCGACAACATGGCGTGGTCCCAGGAGGAGCTCGTTCAGCGCGGTCACAACTTCGCGGTCGTCGACGAGGTCGACTCGATCCTCGTCGACGAGGCCCGTACGCCGCTGATCATCTCCGGTCCCGCCGACCAGGCCACGAAGTGGTACGGCGACTTCGCCAAGCTCGTGACCAGGCTCACCAAGGGTGAGGCGGGCAACCAGCTCAAGGGCATCGAGGAGACCGGCGACTACGAGGTCGACGAGAAGAAGCGCACCGTCGCCATCCACGAGTCCGGGGTCGCGAAGGTCGAGGACTGGCTGGGCATCGACAACCTCTACGAGTCGGTGAACACGCCGCTGGTCGGTTATCTGAACAACGCGATCAAGGCCAAGGAGCTGTTCAAGAACGACAAGGACTACGTCGTCATCGACGGCGAAGTCATGATCGTCGACGAGCACACCGGCCGTATCCTCGCGGGCCGCCGCTACAACGAGGGCATGCACCAGGCGATCGAGGCGAAGGAAGGGGTGGACATCAAGGACGAGAACCAGACGCTCGCCACGATCACCCTCCAGAACTTCTTCCGCCTCTACGACAAGCTGTCCGGCATGACCGGTACGGCCATGACCGAGGCCGCCGAGTTCCAGCAGATCTACAAGCTGGGCGTCGTGCCGATCCCGACGAACCGGCCGATGGTCCGCGTCAACCAGCCCGACCTGATCTACCGCACCGAGGTCGCGAAGTTCGCGGCGGTCGTCGACGACATCGCCGAGAAGCACGAGAAGGGCCAGCCGATCCTGGTCGGCACGACCTCCGTGGAGAAGTCCGAGTACCTGTCGCAGCAGCTCTCGAAGCGGGGCGTGCAGCACGAGGTGCTGAACGCCAAGCAGCACGACCGTGAGGCGCCGATCATCGCCCAGGCCGGGCGCAAGGGCGCGGTGACCGTCGCCACGAACATGGCCGGCCGTGGTACGGACATCAAGCTCGGCGGCAACCCCGACGACCTCGCCGAGGCGGAGCTGCGGCAGCGCGGGCTCGACCCGGTGGAGCACGTCGAGGAGTGGGCCGCCGCGCTGCCCGCCGCGATGGAGAAGGCCGAGCAGGCGGTGAAGGCGGAGTTCGACGAGGTCGTGGATCTCGGCGGGCTGTACGTCCTCGGTACGGAGCGTCACGAGTCGCGCCGTATCGACAACCAGCTGCGTGGTCGTTCCGGCCGTCAGGGCGACCCGGGCGAGTCCCGCTTCTACCTGTCGCTGGGTGACGACCTGATGCGTCTGTTCAAGGCGCAGATGGTCGAGCGCGTCATGTCGATGGCGAACGTCCCCGACGACGTCCCGATCGAGAACAAGATGGTCACCCGTGCCATCGCCTCGGCGCAGTCGCAGGTGGAGCAGCAGAACTTCGAGACGCGTAAGAACGTCCTGAAGTACGACGAGGTGCTCAACCGGCAGCGTCAGGTCATCTACGGCGAGCGCCGCCGGGTCCTGGAGGGCGAGGACCTCCAGGAGCAGATCCGGCACTTCATGGACGACACCATCGACGACTACATCCGCCAGGAGACGGCGGAGGGCTTCGCCGAGGAGTGGGACCTGGACCGGCTGTGGGGCGCCTTCAAGCAGCTCTACCCGGTGAAGGTCACGGTCGAGGACCTGGAAGAGGCGACGGGCGACCGTGCCGGTATCACGGCGGAGTTCATCGCCGAGTCCATCAAGGACGACGCCCACGAGCAGTACGACGAGCGCGAGAAGTCGCTGGGCGCGGACGTGATGCGCGAGCTGGAGCGGCGCGTGGTGCTGTCCGTGCTGGACCGCAAGTGGCGTGAGCACCTCTACGAGATGGACTATCTCCAGGAGGGCATCGGCCTGCGCGCCATGGCGCAGAAGGACCCGCTGGTCGAGTACCAGCGCGAGGGCTTCGACATGTTCACCGCCATGATGGAGGGCATCAAGGAGGAGTCCGTCGGCTACCTGTTCAACCTGGAGGTCCAGGTCGAGCAGCAGGTCGAGGAGGTCCCGGTGCAGGACGCGGCGGAGCGTACGTCGCTGGAGAAGGCGGACGCGGGTGCCCGTGCGGGCGGCGCGCGTCCGGAGATCCGGGCGAAGGGCCTGGAGGCTCCGCAGCGGCGGGACCGGCTGCACTTCTCCGCGCCGACGGTGGACGGTGAGGGCGGGGTCGTCGAGGGCGACTTCGAGAGCAACGGCGGGGCGGACCGTACGGAGGCGGGGGCGGGGACGACTCGCGCGGAGCGTCGCAAGGCGCAGAAGGGTGGGGGGCGGCGCCGCAAGAAGTAA
- a CDS encoding GNAT family N-acetyltransferase, with protein MEPLIPRAAPPQTSATSLITERLRLRPLVPRDIDAVYAACQDPDVQRWTTIPSPYERRHAEHFIERIVPDTWRAGTNFVFAVEPVGGGPLLASVNAHGHTGVWAVGYWTVKEHRGRGYATEALRALTRWMFTELGADRVEWRAEAGNVGSRAVALRAGFVMEGTLRAALLLKETTRDAWIGALLPSDLGLPSRHPYLPARP; from the coding sequence ATGGAGCCACTCATCCCCCGGGCCGCCCCTCCGCAGACCTCCGCCACCTCCCTGATCACCGAGCGGCTGCGGCTGCGGCCCCTGGTGCCGCGGGACATCGACGCGGTGTACGCCGCCTGTCAGGATCCGGACGTCCAGCGGTGGACCACGATCCCCTCTCCGTACGAGAGACGGCACGCCGAGCACTTCATCGAGCGGATCGTCCCGGACACGTGGCGGGCCGGGACGAACTTCGTCTTCGCGGTCGAGCCGGTCGGCGGCGGCCCGCTGCTGGCCTCGGTCAACGCCCACGGCCACACCGGTGTGTGGGCGGTCGGTTACTGGACGGTCAAGGAGCACCGCGGCCGCGGCTACGCCACGGAGGCGCTGCGCGCCCTGACCCGCTGGATGTTCACGGAGCTGGGCGCCGATCGTGTCGAGTGGCGGGCCGAGGCCGGAAACGTGGGCTCACGGGCCGTCGCGCTGAGGGCCGGATTCGTCATGGAGGGCACCCTGCGCGCCGCCCTGCTCCTCAAGGAGACGACGCGTGACGCCTGGATCGGCGCGCTCCTGCCCTCCGATCTCGGCCTGCCCTCCAGGCACCCGTACTTGCCCGCGCGGCCCTGA
- a CDS encoding crosslink repair DNA glycosylase YcaQ family protein yields the protein MTTVPRAAAELSADEARRMALRAQGFLGAPDRRGGVRGVLRHLGAVQLDTISVLARSHELIPYARLGAVGRKTVEGAYWTPAATADAPPRPHAFEYWSHAACILPVEEWPHFAFRRRAYRARPHWHHELSDGAYDAVIKQLRAEGPLTATELGGAKNGGEWWDWSEAKVAVERALMHGEVVCTERRSWKRVYDLAERAIPDEVLHDDLDDTECLRRLVRLAGRSLGVGTRSDIGDYHRIKGEQVDAVIADSGLVPVTVEGWAKPAWADPEALASVPRGRHRTTLLSPFDSLIWERARTERVFGFTHRLEAYVPKPKRIYGYFAMPLLSGGKLLGRVDPAREGTTLVARQVSLNTPAAVEPMARALREAAEWVGCDSVRIERVDRPELAAALTRAVI from the coding sequence ATGACCACTGTGCCGCGCGCCGCCGCCGAGCTGTCCGCAGACGAAGCCCGCCGTATGGCGCTGCGCGCCCAGGGATTCCTCGGCGCCCCCGACCGCCGGGGCGGCGTGCGCGGTGTGCTGCGCCATCTCGGGGCCGTACAGCTGGACACGATCTCGGTGCTCGCCCGCTCGCACGAGCTGATTCCTTACGCACGGCTCGGCGCCGTGGGCCGCAAGACGGTCGAGGGGGCGTACTGGACACCGGCGGCCACCGCCGACGCCCCGCCCCGGCCGCACGCCTTCGAGTACTGGTCGCACGCGGCCTGCATCCTGCCGGTCGAGGAATGGCCGCATTTCGCCTTCCGGCGCCGCGCCTACCGCGCCCGCCCGCACTGGCACCACGAGCTGTCCGACGGGGCGTACGACGCGGTGATCAAGCAGCTGCGGGCCGAGGGTCCGCTCACGGCGACCGAGTTGGGCGGCGCCAAGAACGGCGGCGAGTGGTGGGACTGGTCCGAGGCGAAGGTCGCGGTCGAGCGGGCGCTGATGCACGGCGAGGTGGTGTGCACGGAGCGCCGGAGCTGGAAGCGGGTCTACGACCTCGCGGAGCGCGCCATTCCCGACGAGGTGCTGCACGACGATCTGGACGACACCGAGTGCCTGCGCCGGCTCGTACGGCTCGCGGGCCGGTCGCTGGGGGTGGGCACCCGCTCGGACATCGGGGACTACCACCGCATCAAGGGCGAGCAGGTGGACGCGGTGATCGCGGACTCGGGGCTGGTGCCGGTGACGGTCGAGGGCTGGGCCAAGCCCGCCTGGGCCGATCCGGAGGCGCTGGCGAGTGTCCCGCGCGGCCGGCACCGGACGACTCTGCTCTCGCCGTTCGACTCGCTCATCTGGGAGCGTGCGCGTACCGAGCGGGTCTTCGGCTTCACCCACCGCCTGGAGGCGTACGTGCCCAAGCCCAAGCGGATCTACGGGTACTTCGCGATGCCGCTGCTGTCGGGCGGGAAGCTGCTCGGCCGCGTCGACCCGGCGCGTGAGGGCACGACGCTCGTCGCCCGGCAGGTCTCGCTAAACACCCCCGCCGCCGTCGAGCCCATGGCGCGGGCGCTGCGGGAGGCCGCCGAGTGGGTGGGCTGCGACTCCGTACGGATCGAGCGCGTCGACCGCCCCGAACTGGCCGCGGCGCTGACGCGGGCCGTCATCTGA
- a CDS encoding response regulator transcription factor, which yields MADSFGPVHHARGAGGTTGGAGPDTGPDPDDPGKEPIRVLVVDDHALFRRGLEIVLAQEEDIQVVGEAGDGAEAVDKAADLLPDIVLMDVRMPKRGGIEACTSIKEVAPSAKIIMLTISDEEADLYDAIKAGATGYLLKEISTDEVATAIRAVADGQSQISPSMASKLLTEFKSMIQRTDERRLVPAPKLTDRELEVLKLVATGMNNRDIAKELFISENTVKNHVRNILEKLQLHSRMEAVVYAMREKILEIR from the coding sequence ATGGCGGACAGCTTCGGGCCGGTGCACCACGCGCGCGGTGCCGGCGGTACGACGGGCGGTGCCGGACCGGACACCGGCCCGGACCCGGACGACCCCGGGAAGGAACCGATCAGGGTTCTCGTCGTGGACGACCACGCCCTTTTTCGCCGGGGGCTGGAGATCGTCCTCGCCCAGGAGGAGGACATCCAGGTCGTGGGGGAGGCCGGGGACGGCGCGGAGGCCGTCGACAAGGCCGCCGACCTGCTCCCCGACATCGTGCTGATGGATGTCCGGATGCCCAAGCGCGGCGGCATCGAGGCCTGCACCTCCATCAAGGAGGTGGCCCCCAGTGCCAAGATCATCATGCTGACGATCAGCGACGAGGAGGCCGACCTCTACGACGCGATCAAGGCGGGCGCGACCGGTTATCTCCTCAAGGAGATTTCGACGGACGAGGTGGCCACCGCGATTCGCGCGGTGGCCGACGGGCAGTCACAAATCAGCCCTTCCATGGCTTCCAAGCTTCTGACCGAGTTCAAGTCGATGATTCAGCGCACCGATGAGCGCAGGCTCGTGCCGGCGCCGAAGCTCACCGATCGCGAGCTCGAAGTCCTCAAACTGGTCGCCACGGGAATGAACAACCGTGATATCGCCAAGGAGTTGTTCATCTCCGAGAACACCGTGAAGAACCATGTCCGCAACATTTTGGAGAAGCTGCAACTGCACTCCCGGATGGAGGCCGTGGTCTACGCGATGCGGGAGAAGATCCTCGAAATCAGATGA
- the raiA gene encoding HPF/RaiA family ribosome-associated protein — protein sequence MDIVVKGRKTEVPERFRKHVAEKLKLEKIQKLDGKVISLDVEVSKEHNPRQADRCDRVEITLRSRGPVIRAEAAAADPYAALDLATGKLEARLRRQHEKRHNRRGAGRLSAAEVVDVVPGVAQLNGSGPAPANEPSNGIPTTRIGSLEVQGEGPLVVREKTHTAALMTLDQALYEMELVGHDFYLFVDSETKEPSVVYRRHAYDYGVIHLRTDQLAESEAAGAGGALGN from the coding sequence GTGGACATCGTCGTCAAGGGCCGCAAGACAGAGGTACCCGAGCGGTTCCGTAAGCACGTGGCCGAGAAGCTGAAGCTGGAGAAGATCCAGAAGCTCGACGGCAAGGTGATCAGCCTCGACGTCGAGGTGTCCAAGGAGCACAACCCGCGTCAGGCGGACCGTTGCGACCGGGTGGAGATCACGCTCCGCTCCCGCGGTCCCGTCATCAGGGCGGAAGCCGCCGCCGCCGACCCGTACGCAGCACTCGACCTGGCCACCGGCAAGTTGGAGGCGCGGCTGCGCAGGCAGCACGAGAAGCGCCACAACCGCCGTGGCGCCGGGAGGCTTTCGGCCGCCGAGGTCGTCGACGTCGTCCCCGGTGTCGCCCAGCTGAACGGATCGGGTCCGGCCCCCGCGAACGAGCCGTCGAACGGCATTCCCACCACCAGGATCGGCTCGCTCGAAGTACAGGGCGAAGGACCGCTGGTGGTCCGCGAGAAGACGCACACCGCTGCTCTGATGACCCTCGACCAGGCGCTCTACGAGATGGAGTTGGTCGGACACGACTTCTATCTGTTCGTGGATTCCGAGACCAAGGAGCCGAGCGTCGTCTACCGACGCCACGCCTACGACTACGGCGTCATCCATCTGAGGACCGACCAGTTGGCCGAGTCCGAGGCCGCGGGCGCTGGTGGCGCGCTCGGCAACTGA
- a CDS encoding ComF family protein: MRAWWREITGLVLPVACGGCGSPRTPLCDACGRALYGTWPCRVRPVPEPVGLPVVHAAAPYEDAVRAVLLAHKERGALGLAAPLGRALAGAVRAAVPPGTGVGPLILVPVPSAKRAVGARGHDAARRIALAAAGELRRTGRSARVLPVLRQRRVVADQAGLDARQRLTNLAGALEVAAGGAGLLEGGRVVLVDDLMTTGASLAEASRAMHAATRPGYPAFIQVSAAVVAAPPLSFEINRN, encoded by the coding sequence ATGCGGGCGTGGTGGCGGGAAATCACCGGGCTGGTGCTGCCGGTCGCCTGCGGCGGCTGCGGGAGTCCCAGGACGCCGCTGTGCGACGCGTGCGGAAGGGCGCTGTACGGGACGTGGCCCTGCCGGGTGCGACCGGTTCCCGAGCCCGTGGGGCTGCCGGTGGTGCATGCCGCCGCTCCGTACGAGGACGCCGTACGGGCCGTGCTGCTGGCGCACAAGGAGCGTGGTGCCCTCGGGCTGGCCGCGCCCCTGGGCAGGGCGCTGGCCGGGGCGGTGCGGGCCGCCGTGCCGCCGGGTACGGGTGTCGGCCCGCTGATTCTCGTGCCGGTTCCGTCGGCGAAGCGTGCCGTCGGCGCCCGTGGTCACGACGCCGCCCGGCGCATCGCTCTGGCGGCGGCCGGGGAACTGCGGCGTACGGGGCGCTCCGCCCGGGTGCTTCCGGTGCTGCGGCAGCGGCGCGTGGTGGCCGATCAGGCGGGCCTGGACGCCCGCCAGAGGCTCACCAATCTGGCCGGGGCCCTGGAGGTCGCCGCAGGGGGCGCGGGGCTCCTGGAGGGCGGCAGGGTGGTGCTGGTGGACGATCTCATGACCACCGGTGCCTCGCTTGCCGAGGCGTCCCGCGCGATGCATGCCGCGACGAGACCGGGGTACCCCGCATTCATACAGGTGAGCGCCGCCGTGGTCGCCGCACCTCCGCTGTCTTTCGAAATAAACCGGAACTGA
- a CDS encoding LpqB family beta-propeller domain-containing protein, with product MPRLPVVFGCCALLLTGCASIPDSGDVEPVKASPRGDSQVRVYPVAPAEGADPNEIVDGFLEAMTSDDPDFAVARKYLTKQASQNWRPADRTTVLAAAPDPADPQGPSGPDGPGLTYPLYGEQIAAVDAGHAYQPVAPEPYSRAIRLVQEKVLDGKEWRIDDLPQGLVLGESDFQRNYRAVNKYYFASGQGWLVADPVYIRQRIDPVTRMDPVTQAVKVLLDGPTDWIRPVVDSPFPTGTELKRGTRTLEFDDRNSLKVPLNAKVDNVGREQCRKMAAQLLFTLRDLTSTRGEQVELLRQDGSSLCVLSGDQAEEFAADRTSGSSDSPYFIDAKGRLAQLSASSKEPIDPPRVRGPFGDGTMPLGQVAVARDEKYAAGVSQDGKSLYVGSIISAGEVGDARVVSKAEKKEDRLSAPSWDGNGDLWIADRDPKEPRLLRLADGADAPREVTVDGLGDVRIEALRVSADGVRVALLLTEDGRTTLQIGRVERRGPAEEPTVSVTELKAVAPRMETVTAVSWAGPSRLVVVGKEAGGVQQVSYIQTDGSTSAAGVLPGLNQVTGIAAADDEHQPLVADSDDAGIVRLPTGANWQTMVQEGSSPVYPG from the coding sequence GTGCCGCGACTGCCCGTCGTGTTCGGGTGCTGCGCCCTGCTGCTGACCGGCTGCGCCTCGATCCCCGACAGCGGGGACGTCGAGCCCGTCAAGGCGTCCCCACGCGGGGACTCCCAGGTGCGGGTGTACCCGGTCGCGCCCGCCGAGGGGGCCGATCCGAACGAGATCGTCGACGGCTTCCTCGAAGCGATGACCAGCGACGACCCCGACTTCGCGGTGGCCAGGAAGTATCTGACGAAGCAGGCGTCGCAGAACTGGCGGCCGGCCGACCGTACGACGGTGCTGGCCGCCGCCCCCGACCCGGCCGACCCCCAGGGGCCGTCCGGTCCCGACGGCCCCGGCCTCACCTACCCGCTCTACGGCGAGCAGATCGCCGCCGTCGACGCCGGGCACGCCTACCAGCCGGTCGCGCCCGAGCCGTACAGCCGCGCCATCCGCCTCGTCCAGGAGAAGGTGCTGGACGGCAAGGAGTGGCGCATCGACGACCTCCCGCAGGGGCTCGTCCTCGGTGAGTCCGACTTCCAGCGCAACTACCGGGCCGTGAACAAGTACTACTTCGCCTCCGGGCAGGGCTGGCTCGTCGCCGACCCCGTCTACATCAGGCAGCGCATAGACCCGGTGACACGGATGGATCCGGTCACCCAGGCGGTCAAGGTGCTGCTCGACGGGCCGACGGACTGGATACGGCCCGTGGTCGACTCGCCCTTCCCGACCGGTACGGAGCTGAAGCGCGGCACCCGCACCCTCGAATTCGACGACCGCAACTCCCTCAAGGTGCCGCTCAACGCGAAGGTCGACAACGTCGGCCGGGAGCAGTGCCGCAAAATGGCGGCGCAACTGCTTTTCACCCTCCGCGACTTGACGTCCACCCGGGGCGAACAGGTCGAACTGCTCAGGCAGGACGGCTCCTCGCTGTGCGTGCTGAGCGGGGACCAGGCGGAGGAGTTCGCCGCCGACCGCACCTCGGGCAGCTCGGACAGCCCGTACTTCATCGACGCCAAGGGCCGGCTCGCGCAGCTGTCGGCGAGCAGCAAGGAGCCGATCGACCCGCCGCGTGTGCGCGGTCCGTTCGGCGACGGCACGATGCCGCTCGGCCAAGTCGCCGTCGCGCGCGACGAGAAGTACGCGGCGGGCGTCTCGCAGGACGGCAAGTCCCTGTACGTCGGCTCCATCATCTCGGCGGGTGAGGTGGGCGACGCACGCGTCGTCAGCAAGGCCGAGAAGAAGGAGGACCGGCTGTCGGCGCCGAGTTGGGACGGGAACGGCGATCTGTGGATAGCGGACCGCGATCCGAAGGAGCCCCGGCTGCTGCGCCTGGCGGACGGCGCCGACGCGCCGCGGGAGGTCACGGTCGACGGGCTCGGCGACGTGCGCATCGAGGCGCTGCGGGTCTCCGCCGACGGAGTACGGGTGGCGCTGCTGCTCACCGAGGACGGACGTACGACCCTCCAGATCGGCCGCGTGGAGCGCCGCGGGCCGGCCGAGGAGCCGACGGTGTCGGTGACGGAGCTGAAGGCCGTGGCGCCTCGTATGGAGACGGTGACCGCCGTGTCCTGGGCGGGGCCCAGCAGGCTCGTGGTGGTCGGTAAGGAGGCCGGCGGGGTGCAGCAGGTGAGCTACATCCAGACGGACGGTTCGACGTCGGCGGCGGGCGTGCTGCCAGGTCTGAATCAGGTCACCGGGATCGCCGCGGCCGACGACGAACACCAGCCGTTGGTGGCCGACTCGGACGACGCGGGCATCGTGCGCCTGCCGACCGGTGCGAACTGGCAGACGATGGTCCAAGAGGGCTCGTCACCGGTCTACCCCGGCTAG